Proteins encoded within one genomic window of Formosa agariphila KMM 3901:
- the hutI gene encoding imidazolonepropionase — protein MSILITNIKQLIQTRTHGISKVSGKDMQELPLIENAYLLIEHDTIVEYGSMVNLGGIIAEKTIDATGKVVLPAWCDSHTHLVYAGHREEEFINRINGLNNKVTANSGDDILNSAELIEHISEDELYEQSVKRLHEIMRLGTGAIEIKSGYGLTLESELKMLRVIKRLKHDFNILVRPTFLGAHAVPKAFKDNTSGYVHEIINTIIPEVAKEQLAKYIDVFCEEGYFSLEETDRILEAGVKHNMVPKLHVNQFKASGGVELGVKYNARSVDHLEFITAEDIKALKSSRTMPVTLPASSYFLNTPYAPAREIIDSGLPLAIASNFNPSSTPSGNMNFVVSTACIKMKMTPEEAINAATVNGAYAMGAHKMFGSITRGKKANIIITKEIPGYNHLTYAFGSNNIETVIINGIIVE, from the coding sequence ATGTCTATACTTATAACCAACATAAAACAATTAATACAAACACGAACTCATGGAATTTCTAAAGTTTCTGGAAAAGACATGCAGGAGTTACCTTTAATTGAAAATGCCTACCTTCTTATTGAACACGACACTATTGTAGAATACGGTTCAATGGTAAATCTTGGAGGTATTATTGCAGAAAAAACTATAGACGCAACTGGCAAAGTGGTATTACCTGCTTGGTGCGATTCTCATACCCATCTTGTTTATGCAGGACATAGAGAAGAAGAATTTATAAATAGAATAAATGGGTTAAATAACAAAGTAACCGCTAACAGTGGCGATGATATTTTAAATTCTGCTGAATTAATTGAACACATAAGTGAAGATGAATTGTACGAGCAATCTGTAAAGCGTTTACATGAAATTATGCGTTTAGGTACAGGTGCTATTGAAATTAAATCGGGTTACGGTTTAACTTTAGAATCTGAATTAAAAATGCTTCGTGTAATAAAACGTTTAAAACATGATTTTAATATTTTAGTTAGGCCTACATTTTTAGGTGCACATGCAGTTCCTAAAGCCTTTAAAGATAATACATCTGGATATGTACACGAGATTATTAATACCATAATACCAGAAGTTGCTAAAGAACAATTGGCTAAATATATAGACGTTTTTTGTGAGGAAGGTTATTTTTCTTTAGAAGAAACCGATAGAATTCTAGAGGCCGGTGTTAAGCACAACATGGTTCCTAAACTACATGTAAATCAATTTAAAGCCTCGGGAGGTGTTGAATTGGGAGTTAAATACAATGCACGTTCTGTAGACCACCTTGAGTTTATTACAGCTGAAGATATAAAAGCATTAAAAAGTAGTAGAACTATGCCGGTTACTTTACCTGCATCATCATATTTTTTAAACACACCATATGCTCCTGCAAGAGAAATTATAGATTCTGGTTTACCTTTAGCAATAGCTAGTAATTTTAATCCTAGTTCTACACCAAGTGGAAACATGAATTTTGTAGTAAGCACGGCATGTATAAAAATGAAGATGACACCTGAAGAAGCTATAAACGCAGCTACGGTTAATGGAGCATATGCTATGGGAGCTCATAAAATGTTTGGAAGTATTACTCGAGGAAAAAAAGCTAACATTATAATTACTAAAGAAATACCTGGATACAACCATTTAACTTATGCCTTTGGAAGTAACAATATTGAAACCGTAATTATTAACGGAATCATTGTAGAATAA
- a CDS encoding Crp/Fnr family transcriptional regulator yields MIKIRDYIESTVSISDADWKLFSSKLKTRTFKKRERILNVGETEHYISFISSGIARFLIPNEDEEKDVTFGFCFENEFVSAYDSFLTKKPSLYALEALSDLTVWSVSYSDLQEVYNKTEVGNLIGRLSSERLFLIKSKREQSLLNETAEQRYLNLFTERPNLIKEIPLKYIASYIGVTAQALSRIRKRIS; encoded by the coding sequence ATGATTAAAATTAGGGATTATATTGAATCTACAGTGTCTATAAGTGATGCAGATTGGAAGTTATTTTCTTCGAAGCTTAAAACAAGAACATTTAAAAAGCGAGAACGTATTTTAAATGTAGGGGAGACCGAACATTATATTTCATTTATAAGTTCTGGTATTGCACGTTTCTTAATTCCTAACGAAGATGAAGAAAAGGATGTTACTTTCGGGTTTTGTTTCGAAAACGAATTTGTTAGTGCTTACGATTCTTTTCTAACTAAGAAACCTTCATTATATGCGCTTGAAGCTTTATCCGATTTAACTGTTTGGAGTGTGTCTTATTCAGATCTACAAGAAGTGTATAACAAAACTGAAGTTGGGAATCTAATTGGAAGATTATCTTCAGAACGCCTATTTTTAATAAAGTCTAAACGCGAACAATCACTTTTAAATGAAACAGCAGAACAGCGCTATCTTAATTTATTTACAGAACGACCTAATCTTATTAAGGAAATTCCTTTAAAATATATCGCTTCATATATTGGAGTAACAGCACAAGCATTAAGCAGAATAAGAAAACGAATTTCTTAA
- a CDS encoding acyl-CoA desaturase, translating into MTIIIFMIILWYSGLFFQTFFLHRYAAHQTYKMSRLGEKVCFVLTWVCQGSNYLSAYGYGVMHRMHHAYADTEKDPHSPKYDSNVFSMMWRTKNIYQDINNQRVDVDAKFTKNVPQWKRFDTFASSRVSRLVWAGLYVAFFVFFADAWWQWLFLPVAFFMAPIHGVIINWFAHIYGYVNFKVSDTSKNLFPFDFLMMGEGYHNNHHKFGGRANFGGVRWYELDVTYGIMKVLNAFGFIKIKKSALVPVKREV; encoded by the coding sequence ATGACAATTATTATCTTCATGATTATTCTATGGTATTCAGGTTTGTTTTTTCAGACGTTTTTCCTTCATAGATATGCAGCACATCAAACATATAAAATGTCTCGTTTAGGCGAAAAAGTGTGTTTTGTATTAACTTGGGTGTGTCAAGGTTCAAACTATTTAAGTGCTTATGGTTATGGTGTTATGCACCGTATGCATCATGCTTACGCAGATACAGAAAAAGATCCACATTCACCAAAATACGATAGTAATGTATTTTCAATGATGTGGCGTACTAAGAATATTTATCAAGATATTAATAATCAACGTGTAGATGTAGATGCTAAATTCACCAAGAATGTACCGCAGTGGAAACGCTTCGATACTTTTGCAAGTTCTCGTGTGTCGCGATTAGTTTGGGCAGGTTTATATGTGGCGTTTTTTGTGTTTTTTGCAGACGCATGGTGGCAGTGGTTGTTTTTGCCAGTGGCTTTCTTTATGGCGCCTATTCACGGTGTAATTATTAATTGGTTTGCACACATTTACGGCTATGTAAACTTTAAAGTAAGCGATACATCTAAAAATTTATTCCCTTTCGATTTTTTAATGATGGGTGAAGGCTACCATAATAATCACCATAAATTTGGTGGTCGTGCTAACTTTGGTGGCGTACGTTGGTACGAATTAGATGTTACTTATGGTATAATGAAAGTGCTTAATGCTTTTGGATTTATTAAGATTAAGAAAAGTGCCTTAGTTCCTGTTAAGCGCGAAGTATAA
- a CDS encoding multidrug effflux MFS transporter has translation MQNTTKKYQFEFVALMASLMSIVALAIDALLPAFPEIGIAIGNQNSTDLQSLVTMIFLGFGIGQLILGPLSDSFGRKPLMYAGFGIFIIASLVCIFSTSLEAMLIGRVFQGIGLAAPRTICISIIRDSHKGDYMARMMSFVTAFFILVPVIAPALGQFILSHFNWQTIFYTQIFFAIVVTIWFWKRQKETLHPEFKIPFNRHVYVKGFKELVRHKEAMAFTVVSGFITGAFMVYLSSSQHVFEDQYGLGDKFPYVFAGLATSIGLSTLLNGTLVVRIGMRRLAFIALCIFSLISTIYAILFWNKPNPELTVLLPFLVGIFFSLGFIFGNIRAIAMEPIGHIAGIGAAITGFMATLIAIPIATFIGSFMTDTALPLFLGFSICGSLSLATFILMKRHILYRRFNLKWH, from the coding sequence ATGCAAAATACCACAAAGAAATACCAATTTGAGTTTGTTGCGTTAATGGCTTCCCTAATGTCTATTGTAGCACTTGCTATAGACGCATTATTACCTGCTTTTCCAGAAATCGGGATAGCAATTGGTAATCAAAACAGTACCGATTTACAGTCGTTAGTTACCATGATTTTTCTTGGGTTTGGAATTGGACAGTTAATTCTAGGTCCTTTATCTGACAGTTTTGGAAGAAAGCCGTTAATGTATGCCGGTTTCGGTATTTTTATTATAGCTAGTTTGGTTTGTATATTTTCCACGTCTTTAGAAGCGATGCTAATTGGACGTGTATTTCAAGGTATTGGATTAGCTGCACCAAGAACAATTTGTATTTCTATAATTAGAGATTCTCATAAAGGAGATTATATGGCACGGATGATGTCGTTTGTAACCGCTTTTTTTATTCTCGTTCCAGTAATTGCACCAGCGCTAGGACAGTTTATCTTGTCTCATTTCAATTGGCAAACTATATTTTATACGCAAATCTTTTTTGCTATTGTGGTTACCATTTGGTTTTGGAAACGACAGAAAGAAACCTTACATCCTGAGTTTAAAATCCCTTTTAACAGACACGTTTATGTAAAAGGTTTTAAAGAATTAGTGAGACACAAAGAAGCTATGGCTTTTACAGTGGTTTCTGGTTTTATTACCGGTGCTTTTATGGTCTATTTGAGTTCGTCTCAACACGTGTTTGAAGACCAATATGGTTTGGGAGATAAATTCCCGTATGTGTTTGCTGGTCTGGCAACATCTATAGGTTTATCTACTTTATTGAACGGTACGTTAGTAGTACGTATTGGAATGCGTCGCTTAGCTTTTATAGCGTTATGTATATTTAGTTTAATATCTACTATATATGCCATTCTATTCTGGAACAAACCTAATCCTGAATTAACAGTGTTATTACCATTTTTGGTTGGAATATTCTTTTCGTTAGGTTTTATTTTTGGAAATATTAGAGCTATTGCCATGGAGCCTATTGGGCATATTGCTGGTATTGGAGCAGCTATAACGGGCTTTATGGCCACATTAATTGCTATTCCTATTGCAACGTTTATTGGTAGTTTTATGACGGATACAGCCTTACCTCTATTTTTAGGGTTTTCTATTTGCGGTAGTTTATCTCTCGCAACATTTATTTTAATGAAACGCCATATTTTATACAGACGATTTAATCTTAAATGGCATTGA
- a CDS encoding aldo/keto reductase, which produces MEYRTLGNSDLKLSAITFGAWAAGGWMWGGTEQNDAVKAMQSAFDYAVTSIDTAPIYGMGHSEKIVGEAIKDLPRDQVQIVTKYGLRWDATDGEFYVNSQDNDGKDIAIYKNSSKASIIKECEDSLKRLGTDYIDLYQIHWPDKTTKIQETMEAVAQLIKDGKVRYAGVSNYNVDQLKEAKQYVDIVSNQVPYSMVNRGIESELIPYVLKNNTSILAYSPLQRGLLTGKMKAGHTFSEGDHRKGLAFFKDENIKQTAHFLDTLRPLAEDKNISLSQLVLRWTIEQPGITIALAGARNAEQSISNAKAIDVKLSAEELQFINKNLNELKLDL; this is translated from the coding sequence ATGGAGTATAGAACACTTGGAAATTCAGATTTAAAATTATCAGCAATCACTTTTGGAGCTTGGGCTGCCGGTGGTTGGATGTGGGGTGGCACAGAACAAAATGATGCCGTAAAAGCCATGCAATCGGCATTCGATTATGCTGTAACATCTATAGATACTGCGCCCATTTATGGTATGGGACATAGTGAAAAAATTGTAGGTGAAGCTATTAAAGATTTACCGAGAGACCAAGTACAAATTGTAACCAAATACGGATTGCGTTGGGACGCTACCGATGGTGAATTTTATGTAAACTCTCAAGATAATGATGGTAAAGACATTGCTATTTATAAAAACTCGAGTAAAGCCAGTATTATAAAAGAATGCGAAGATAGTTTAAAACGTTTAGGCACAGATTATATCGATTTATACCAAATTCATTGGCCTGATAAAACCACCAAAATTCAAGAAACTATGGAGGCTGTTGCTCAACTTATAAAAGACGGTAAAGTACGTTATGCAGGTGTTTCCAATTACAATGTAGACCAACTTAAAGAAGCAAAACAGTATGTCGATATTGTGTCGAACCAAGTACCATATAGTATGGTAAATCGTGGAATTGAGTCGGAACTAATACCTTATGTACTAAAAAACAACACCTCTATTTTAGCTTATAGTCCGCTGCAACGTGGTCTACTAACTGGCAAAATGAAGGCTGGTCATACCTTTTCTGAAGGTGACCATAGAAAAGGATTAGCATTCTTTAAAGATGAAAATATAAAACAAACGGCTCATTTTTTAGACACGTTAAGACCGTTAGCCGAAGATAAAAATATTTCATTATCGCAATTAGTTTTAAGATGGACCATAGAACAACCAGGAATTACTATTGCATTGGCAGGTGCTAGAAATGCAGAACAATCTATTTCTAATGCTAAAGCTATTGATGTAAAATTATCTGCTGAAGAATTACAATTTATAAACAAAAATCTTAACGAATTAAAATTAGACTTATAG
- a CDS encoding ABC transporter ATP-binding protein yields MRHYKQPIKGDKKKASKVSMAQAFKTIIWPKRNLVFIGLVLIVLSRLASLILPWKSKVLLDDIIPNKDYNQLYSMLAVVGGAILVQAVTSFLLTKILSVQAQYLISELRAKVQKKVLSLPISFFDNTKSGVLVSRIMTDVEGVRNLIGTGLVQLVGGTFTAVISLILLIRISPSMTLFVLVPVAVFGVLAMKAFKYIRPIFRKRGVINAEVTGRLTETLAGVRVIKAFNAEDQENKAFEEGVDKLFQNVKKSLTATAVMTSSSTFLLGIASTGIMGIGGYKIMQGELTIGDFMFFTLLLGFMIAPIVQMSNIGSQLTEALAGLDRTEELMNLETEEDDANRTLEIENMKGDLVFNDVSFAYDEGKDVLHNISFNAPSGSVVALVGSSGSGKSTIAGLSATFLNPKSGVVSVDGYDLTKVKLQSFRKHLGVVLQDEFLFEGTIRENILFPRPNASEAELIKAVDSAYVSEFTDRFDDGLDTLIGERGVKLSGGQRQRIAIARAILANPKVIILDEATSNLDTESEGFIQKSLNELTKDRTTIVIAHRLSTIRKADQILVIEEGRIKERGTHDELIASQGRYYDLYTFQAKI; encoded by the coding sequence ATGAGACATTATAAACAACCCATAAAAGGGGATAAAAAAAAGGCTTCAAAAGTCAGTATGGCGCAAGCCTTTAAGACTATTATTTGGCCAAAGCGAAATCTAGTATTTATAGGCTTAGTTTTAATTGTTTTAAGCCGATTGGCAAGTTTAATATTGCCTTGGAAAAGTAAAGTATTACTAGATGATATTATTCCAAATAAAGACTACAATCAGTTATATTCTATGCTGGCTGTTGTTGGAGGAGCAATACTGGTTCAAGCTGTAACTTCGTTTTTATTGACTAAAATTTTAAGTGTTCAAGCGCAGTATTTAATATCGGAATTACGAGCAAAAGTTCAGAAAAAAGTACTATCTCTACCTATAAGTTTTTTCGATAATACAAAGTCTGGCGTATTAGTTTCCCGAATTATGACTGATGTAGAAGGTGTTCGAAACTTAATAGGTACAGGTCTAGTACAACTAGTAGGTGGGACGTTTACAGCTGTAATTTCATTGATATTACTAATACGAATTAGTCCATCTATGACACTTTTTGTTTTGGTTCCTGTAGCTGTTTTCGGGGTACTTGCCATGAAAGCATTTAAATATATTAGACCTATATTTAGAAAACGTGGTGTAATTAATGCTGAAGTTACTGGGCGTTTAACTGAAACTTTAGCAGGCGTTCGCGTGATTAAAGCATTTAATGCCGAAGATCAAGAAAATAAAGCGTTTGAAGAAGGCGTCGATAAATTGTTTCAAAATGTAAAAAAGAGTTTAACAGCTACTGCAGTTATGACGAGTTCTTCTACATTTCTTTTAGGAATAGCTTCTACTGGAATTATGGGAATTGGTGGTTATAAAATTATGCAAGGCGAATTAACAATTGGAGACTTTATGTTTTTTACATTGCTTCTCGGGTTTATGATTGCGCCAATTGTACAAATGAGTAATATTGGAAGTCAGCTAACAGAAGCTTTAGCGGGATTAGATCGTACTGAAGAATTAATGAATTTGGAAACTGAAGAAGATGATGCAAATAGAACGTTAGAAATTGAAAACATGAAAGGCGACTTAGTGTTTAACGATGTTTCGTTTGCCTACGATGAAGGTAAAGACGTGCTGCACAACATTAGTTTTAATGCACCATCTGGATCTGTAGTTGCATTGGTAGGAAGTTCTGGATCTGGTAAATCTACAATTGCAGGTTTATCTGCTACCTTTTTAAATCCTAAATCGGGAGTAGTTTCTGTAGATGGTTACGATTTAACTAAAGTGAAATTACAAAGTTTTAGAAAGCATTTAGGAGTTGTACTTCAAGACGAATTTTTATTTGAAGGTACCATTCGTGAAAATATTTTATTTCCGAGACCAAACGCTTCTGAAGCAGAACTCATAAAAGCTGTCGACTCAGCCTACGTGAGTGAGTTTACAGACCGTTTTGACGATGGTTTAGATACGTTAATAGGGGAGCGCGGTGTTAAATTATCCGGAGGTCAACGTCAGCGTATCGCCATTGCAAGAGCAATTTTAGCAAATCCGAAAGTAATTATTTTAGATGAAGCAACATCTAATTTAGATACAGAAAGTGAAGGCTTTATTCAGAAAAGTTTAAATGAATTAACAAAAGACAGAACAACTATTGTTATAGCGCACCGTTTAAGTACAATTAGAAAAGCAGATCAGATTTTAGTGATTGAAGAGGGACGAATAAAAGAACGTGGTACGCATGATGAGCTTATTGCAAGTCAAGGGCGTTATTATGATTTATATACTTTTCAAGCCAAAATTTAA
- a CDS encoding acyl-CoA carboxylase subunit beta — protein sequence MDSKTKILSDKLAKAHLGGGTHRIEKQHSKKKLTARERVDYLLDSSSFEEIGILVTHRTTDFNMDKELYYGDGVITGYGTINNRLVYVFAQDFTVFGGSLSETHAEKICKIMDLALKMGAPLIGLNDSGGARIQEGVRSLGGYADIFYKNVQSSGIIPQISAIMGPCAGGAVYSPAMTDFTMMVEHSSYMFVTGPNVVKTVTNEEVTSEELGGAHTHATKSGVAHITSTNDIECLDNIKTLLSYLPQNNTQTTDKIPFELQDEIRAELATIVPENANKPYDMHHVINGIIDDDSFFEIHKEYAQNIIVGFARLGGRSIGIIANQPLILAGVLDVNSSKKAARFTRFCDSFNIPLLVLVDVPGFLPGTDQEWNGIISNGAKLLYALSEATVPRVTVITRKAYGGAYDVMNSKHIGADMNFAWPSAEIAVMGAKGASEIIFRKEILEAKDPHAKLAEKETEYANAFANPYRAAQRGFIDEVILPQDTRRKLLKAFSMLEDKKVDLPKRKHGNIPL from the coding sequence ATGGATTCTAAAACAAAAATACTATCCGATAAATTAGCTAAAGCTCATCTTGGAGGCGGAACGCATCGCATAGAAAAACAACATAGCAAGAAAAAACTAACTGCAAGAGAACGTGTAGACTACTTATTAGACTCGAGTTCTTTTGAAGAAATAGGCATCTTAGTAACCCACCGTACCACCGATTTTAATATGGATAAGGAACTATATTATGGCGATGGTGTAATTACGGGATATGGTACAATTAACAATAGATTGGTATACGTATTCGCACAAGATTTTACTGTTTTTGGAGGTTCTTTATCTGAAACACATGCCGAAAAGATTTGTAAAATTATGGACTTGGCTTTAAAAATGGGAGCGCCACTTATTGGTTTAAACGATTCTGGTGGAGCACGGATTCAGGAAGGTGTACGATCGCTTGGCGGATATGCAGACATCTTTTACAAAAACGTGCAATCCTCAGGTATCATTCCTCAAATTTCTGCTATCATGGGACCTTGTGCTGGTGGTGCCGTGTACTCGCCTGCGATGACAGATTTTACAATGATGGTAGAACATAGCAGTTATATGTTTGTTACAGGACCAAATGTGGTAAAAACAGTAACCAACGAAGAAGTAACATCTGAAGAACTAGGAGGCGCACATACACATGCTACAAAGTCTGGAGTAGCACATATTACCTCTACAAACGATATAGAATGCCTAGACAATATAAAAACGTTGTTAAGTTATCTACCACAAAACAATACACAAACAACAGATAAAATTCCGTTTGAATTACAAGATGAAATAAGAGCTGAACTTGCTACTATTGTTCCTGAGAATGCAAATAAGCCATACGATATGCATCACGTTATAAATGGTATAATTGATGATGATTCATTTTTTGAAATTCATAAAGAGTATGCACAAAATATAATTGTTGGATTTGCGCGACTTGGAGGTAGAAGTATTGGTATTATTGCTAACCAACCTTTAATTTTAGCAGGTGTTTTAGATGTAAACAGTTCAAAAAAAGCGGCACGATTTACACGATTCTGTGACAGTTTTAATATTCCTTTATTAGTTTTAGTAGATGTTCCTGGATTTTTACCTGGAACAGATCAAGAATGGAACGGTATAATTTCTAACGGCGCTAAATTATTATATGCTTTAAGCGAAGCTACAGTACCACGAGTAACCGTAATTACTAGAAAAGCCTATGGTGGTGCATACGATGTTATGAACTCTAAACACATAGGAGCCGATATGAATTTTGCATGGCCAAGTGCAGAAATAGCTGTTATGGGCGCTAAAGGTGCTAGTGAAATTATCTTTAGAAAAGAAATTCTAGAAGCTAAAGACCCTCATGCAAAATTAGCAGAAAAAGAAACAGAATATGCCAATGCGTTTGCAAATCCGTATCGGGCTGCTCAACGAGGGTTTATAGATGAAGTAATCTTACCTCAAGATACAAGACGAAAATTACTTAAAGCATTTAGTATGCTTGAAGATAAAAAAGTAGACTTACCAAAACGTAAACACGGAAACATTCCACTATAA
- a CDS encoding acetyl-CoA carboxylase biotin carboxylase subunit, whose amino-acid sequence MKKILVANRGEIALRIMKTAKKMGIKTVAIYSTADRESPHVTYADEAICIGEPPSNQSYLLGDKIIEFAKKLHVDAIHPGYGFLSENAEFAEQVEANNIVFIGPKSESIRIMGSKLAAKEAVKHYNIPMVPGTKDAITDIKEAELIAEKIGFPILIKASAGGGGKGMRIVQNKHELEVQMKRAISEAKNAFGDGSVFIEKYIASPRHIEIQILADTLGHTVHLFERDCSIQRRHQKVIEEAPSAILTPSLRDKMGDAAIKVAKACNYIGAGTVEFLLDDNDKFYFLEMNTRLQVEHPVTELITGLDLVELQIKIARGEALHLVQAHLEILGHAMELRIYAEDPLNDFLPSIGKLDVYKLPEGKNIRVDNGINEGADVPIYYDPMLAKLIAYGKTREEAIENMLEAIHDYKIEGISTTLSFGKFVFQNAAFQEGNFDTNFVNIYYSKDVLKIQAEKEARLAALVALKQYEKDLKQVRLPKH is encoded by the coding sequence ATGAAAAAAATTTTAGTAGCAAATCGTGGGGAAATCGCACTTCGAATTATGAAAACGGCAAAGAAAATGGGCATTAAAACCGTGGCTATTTATTCTACTGCCGATAGAGAATCGCCACATGTAACCTATGCAGATGAAGCCATATGTATCGGAGAACCACCTTCAAATCAATCGTATTTATTAGGCGACAAGATTATAGAATTTGCAAAAAAGTTGCATGTAGACGCCATTCATCCTGGATACGGATTTTTAAGTGAAAATGCAGAGTTTGCAGAACAAGTAGAAGCAAACAATATTGTTTTTATAGGCCCTAAATCGGAGTCTATTAGAATCATGGGAAGTAAGCTAGCAGCTAAAGAAGCAGTTAAACACTACAATATCCCTATGGTTCCTGGAACCAAAGATGCTATAACAGATATTAAAGAAGCAGAACTTATAGCTGAAAAAATAGGCTTTCCAATTCTTATAAAAGCTTCGGCCGGTGGTGGAGGAAAAGGCATGCGTATCGTTCAAAATAAACATGAATTAGAAGTGCAAATGAAACGCGCAATAAGCGAGGCAAAAAATGCATTTGGAGATGGTTCTGTTTTTATTGAGAAATATATTGCTTCTCCCCGACATATAGAAATACAAATATTAGCTGATACTTTAGGTCATACCGTACATTTATTCGAACGAGATTGCAGCATTCAAAGGCGTCATCAAAAAGTTATTGAAGAAGCCCCATCTGCCATTCTCACTCCTAGTCTACGAGATAAAATGGGTGATGCTGCGATTAAAGTTGCCAAAGCATGCAATTATATTGGTGCAGGTACTGTAGAGTTTTTGTTAGATGATAACGATAAGTTTTATTTTTTAGAAATGAATACCCGTTTGCAAGTCGAGCATCCCGTTACAGAGTTAATTACAGGTTTAGATTTAGTAGAATTACAAATAAAAATAGCACGTGGTGAAGCTTTACATTTAGTACAGGCTCATTTAGAAATTCTAGGGCACGCTATGGAATTGCGTATTTATGCAGAAGATCCTCTAAACGATTTTCTACCAAGTATTGGCAAATTAGATGTGTACAAATTACCAGAAGGAAAAAATATACGTGTGGATAACGGTATTAATGAAGGTGCTGATGTACCAATATATTACGATCCCATGTTAGCTAAGTTAATAGCATACGGTAAAACTCGTGAAGAGGCTATTGAAAATATGTTAGAAGCCATACATGATTATAAAATAGAAGGTATTAGCACCACTTTAAGCTTTGGGAAATTCGTTTTTCAGAATGCTGCGTTCCAAGAAGGAAACTTCGATACTAATTTTGTAAACATCTATTACTCCAAAGACGTTTTAAAAATTCAAGCTGAAAAAGAAGCTAGACTTGCTGCTTTAGTTGCTTTAAAGCAATACGAAAAGGACTTAAAACAAGTAAGATTACCCAAACATTAA
- a CDS encoding acetyl-CoA carboxylase biotin carboxyl carrier protein subunit — protein sequence MSKLTKVIVNDIHHFSLSKNDLNVLDSVETTTNQFHIIQDQISYHAEISNADFQNKSYTVHINNTSYQVDIATELDELIKSMGLNNKTLKQTDVIKAPMPGLILHITVNVGDHIKTNTPLLVLEAMKMENSIVSPRDGIIKAIAIEKGSTVNKGDLLIEFE from the coding sequence ATGAGTAAATTAACCAAAGTAATTGTAAACGATATTCATCATTTTAGTCTTTCTAAAAATGATTTGAATGTTTTAGATAGTGTGGAAACAACAACTAACCAGTTCCACATAATTCAGGATCAAATTTCTTATCATGCTGAAATCTCCAATGCAGATTTTCAGAATAAATCTTATACCGTACATATAAATAATACCTCGTATCAAGTAGATATAGCTACAGAATTAGACGAACTTATTAAAAGTATGGGACTTAATAATAAGACTTTAAAACAGACCGATGTTATTAAGGCGCCAATGCCTGGACTTATTTTACATATTACAGTCAATGTAGGCGACCATATAAAAACAAATACACCTTTACTTGTTTTAGAGGCCATGAAAATGGAAAATAGTATAGTTTCTCCACGCGATGGAATTATAAAAGCGATTGCCATAGAAAAAGGATCCACAGTTAATAAAGGTGATCTTTTAATAGAATTTGAATAA
- a CDS encoding 3'-5' exonuclease produces the protein MKWLFNKTENTHPEFWTNYESLFLEQKEGDITASTYVILDTETTGFNYDKDRMLSIGAVKIINGYIDISTAFEIYIKQDYFDENTVQIHGILKNDKFETVTEDEAIVLFLDYIKDSILVAHNAYFDIGMINAAFKRHGLPELKNKVLDTMHLFRATRTKSTVIPPKKTYSLEDLAEHYDIDLSDRHTASGDALITALAFLKSIHFLIKTKNYTLKELFKL, from the coding sequence ATGAAATGGCTTTTCAATAAAACTGAAAACACACATCCAGAATTTTGGACCAATTACGAATCTCTTTTTTTAGAACAAAAAGAAGGTGATATTACAGCTTCAACTTACGTTATTTTAGACACTGAAACTACAGGGTTTAACTACGATAAAGATAGAATGCTAAGTATTGGTGCTGTAAAAATAATAAATGGCTATATAGACATAAGCACTGCTTTCGAAATCTATATAAAACAAGATTATTTTGATGAGAATACCGTGCAAATCCACGGTATTCTTAAAAACGATAAATTCGAAACTGTTACCGAAGACGAAGCTATTGTTTTATTTCTAGACTATATTAAAGATTCTATTTTAGTAGCACATAATGCTTATTTCGATATCGGAATGATTAATGCTGCATTTAAACGTCATGGCCTTCCAGAACTAAAAAACAAAGTGTTAGATACAATGCATTTGTTTCGTGCAACACGTACAAAATCTACAGTAATTCCTCCTAAAAAGACTTACTCTTTAGAGGATTTAGCAGAGCACTATGATATCGATTTAAGCGATAGACATACCGCTTCAGGAGATGCTTTAATTACAGCTTTAGCATTTTTAAAATCGATTCACTTTTTAATAAAGACTAAGAATTATACTTTAAAAGAACTTTTTAAACTATAA